A portion of the Pseudomonas sp. PSE14 genome contains these proteins:
- the mltF gene encoding membrane-bound lytic murein transglycosylase MltF: MLALTASRVRRTAWFLATCIFLLLSGCTEAKVPTALERVQKDGVLRVITRNSPATYFQDRNGDTGFEYELAKRFADSLGVSLQIETADNLDDLYGQLGRDGGPNLAAAGLTPGGDRSSQVRYSHSYLDVTPQVVYRNGEQRPTRPEDLEDKRIVVLKGSSHAAQLAELKKQFPKITYRESDADEMVDLLRMVDVGEIDLTLVDSNELAMNQVYFPNVRVAFDLGDSRGLAWALPAGDDNSLLEKVNAFLDKAKQDGLLQRLKDRYYGHVDVLGYVGAYTFAQHLQQRLPKYEPHFRQSGQKLEADWRLLAAIGYQESMWQPDATSKTGVRGLMMLTNRTAQAMGVANRLDARQSIQGGSKYYIQIKDELPESIQDPDRTWFALAAYNIGGAHLDDARKLAEQEGLNPNKWLDVKKMLPRLSQKQWYRKTRYGYARGGETVHFVQNVRRYYDILTWVTQPQMEGGQLAESGLHLPGVNKTKPQDNTQDEKL; the protein is encoded by the coding sequence ATGCTTGCCCTGACTGCGTCCCGCGTGCGTCGCACCGCCTGGTTCTTGGCGACCTGTATCTTTCTGCTGCTTTCCGGCTGTACCGAGGCGAAAGTCCCGACAGCCCTGGAGCGTGTGCAGAAGGACGGCGTCCTGCGCGTGATCACCCGCAACAGCCCCGCCACCTACTTCCAGGATCGCAACGGCGACACCGGCTTCGAATACGAGCTGGCCAAACGCTTTGCCGACAGCCTGGGGGTCTCGCTGCAGATCGAAACCGCCGACAACCTGGACGACCTCTATGGCCAGCTCGGCCGCGACGGCGGCCCCAACCTCGCCGCCGCGGGCCTGACGCCAGGAGGCGACCGCAGCTCGCAGGTACGCTACTCGCACTCCTACCTCGATGTAACGCCGCAAGTCGTCTACCGCAACGGCGAGCAGCGCCCTACCCGCCCCGAAGACCTCGAGGACAAGCGCATCGTCGTGCTCAAGGGCAGCAGCCATGCCGCCCAGTTGGCCGAGCTGAAGAAGCAGTTCCCCAAGATCACGTATCGCGAATCCGACGCCGACGAAATGGTCGACCTGCTGCGCATGGTGGATGTCGGCGAGATCGACCTCACCCTGGTCGACTCCAATGAACTGGCGATGAACCAGGTGTACTTCCCCAACGTCCGCGTCGCCTTCGACCTCGGCGACTCCCGCGGCCTGGCCTGGGCGCTGCCGGCCGGCGACGACAACAGCCTGCTGGAGAAGGTCAACGCCTTCCTCGACAAGGCCAAGCAGGACGGGCTGCTGCAGCGCCTGAAGGACCGCTACTACGGCCACGTCGACGTACTGGGTTATGTCGGCGCCTACACCTTCGCCCAGCACCTGCAGCAACGCCTGCCCAAGTACGAACCGCACTTCCGCCAGAGCGGCCAGAAGCTCGAAGCCGACTGGCGCCTGCTGGCCGCCATCGGCTACCAGGAATCCATGTGGCAGCCCGATGCCACCTCCAAGACCGGCGTGCGCGGCCTGATGATGCTGACCAACCGCACTGCGCAGGCGATGGGCGTGGCCAACCGCCTCGACGCCCGGCAGAGCATCCAGGGCGGCAGCAAGTATTACATCCAGATCAAGGACGAATTGCCCGAGAGCATCCAGGACCCGGACCGCACCTGGTTCGCCCTGGCCGCCTACAACATCGGCGGCGCCCACCTGGACGATGCGCGCAAGCTCGCCGAGCAGGAGGGCCTGAATCCGAACAAGTGGCTCGACGTGAAGAAGATGCTGCCGCGCCTGTCGCAGAAGCAGTGGTACCGCAAGACCCGCTACGGCTATGCGCGCGGCGGCGAAACGGTGCACTTCGTACAGAACGTGCGGCGCTACTACGACATCCTGACCTGGGTGACCCAGCCGCAGATGGAAGGTGGCCAGCTCGCCGAAAGCGGCCTGCACCTGCCGGGCGTGAACAAGACCAAGCCACAGGACAATACGCAGGACGAGAAGCTCTGA
- a CDS encoding amino acid permease, whose protein sequence is MSQSGNPTFQDPTASEAVDSSGLEVKRLSFLEAVAMIVGTNIGAGVLSMAYASRKAGFMPLLLWLAVAGIFTTISMLYVSETALRTRTHNQLSGLAQRYVGSFGAWAIFLSVAVNSIGALIAYMSGSGKILAAFFGISPALGSLLFFIPAAAVLYMGLGAIGKGEKFISIGMVSMILILVAATLLNENTEFVRLLEGDWIYMVPVFNIAVFCFSAQYIVPEMARGFSHAPRQLPRAVITGMLTTFVLLSVVPMSVIALTGLENQSEVATLAWGQALGQWAFFTANTFALCAMLTSYWGLGGSFLTNIFDKFHKLGPESQPKTRLLVLAIVALPPFVLAYSGLVGFVNALYFAGAFSGVILSIMPILMLRSARRSGDFEPAWKCGWIAHPAIQVVIVLIYLSSAVYAICSALNLLPSGW, encoded by the coding sequence ATGAGCCAATCCGGGAACCCCACGTTCCAGGACCCCACCGCCAGCGAAGCGGTGGATTCGTCGGGCCTAGAGGTCAAGCGTCTGAGCTTCCTCGAAGCCGTGGCGATGATCGTCGGCACCAATATCGGCGCCGGCGTGCTGTCCATGGCCTACGCCAGTCGCAAGGCCGGCTTCATGCCGTTGCTGCTGTGGCTGGCGGTCGCCGGCATCTTCACCACCATCTCGATGCTCTACGTCTCCGAGACGGCGCTGCGTACTCGCACCCACAACCAGTTGAGCGGCCTGGCGCAGCGCTATGTCGGTTCCTTCGGCGCCTGGGCGATCTTCCTCTCGGTGGCGGTCAACAGTATCGGTGCGCTGATCGCCTACATGAGCGGCAGCGGCAAGATTCTCGCGGCCTTCTTCGGCATCAGCCCGGCGCTGGGCAGCCTGCTGTTCTTCATCCCGGCCGCCGCCGTGCTCTACATGGGCCTGGGCGCCATCGGCAAGGGCGAGAAGTTCATCAGCATCGGCATGGTCAGCATGATCCTGATCCTGGTGGCCGCCACCCTGCTGAACGAGAACACCGAGTTCGTCCGCCTGCTCGAAGGTGACTGGATCTACATGGTGCCGGTGTTCAACATCGCGGTGTTCTGCTTCTCCGCCCAGTACATCGTGCCGGAGATGGCAAGGGGCTTCAGTCATGCGCCCAGGCAGTTGCCCAGGGCGGTGATCACCGGGATGCTGACCACCTTCGTCCTGCTGAGCGTGGTGCCGATGTCGGTGATTGCGCTGACCGGCCTTGAGAACCAGTCCGAGGTTGCAACGCTGGCCTGGGGCCAGGCACTGGGGCAGTGGGCGTTCTTCACCGCCAACACCTTCGCCCTGTGCGCCATGCTGACTTCGTACTGGGGCCTGGGCGGCAGCTTCCTGACCAACATCTTCGACAAGTTCCACAAGCTCGGTCCGGAAAGCCAGCCGAAGACCCGCCTGCTGGTGCTGGCCATCGTGGCGTTGCCGCCGTTCGTGCTGGCCTACAGCGGCCTGGTGGGCTTCGTCAACGCGCTGTACTTCGCCGGTGCCTTCAGCGGGGTGATCCTGTCGATCATGCCGATCCTGATGCTGCGTTCGGCGCGCAGGAGCGGTGACTTCGAACCGGCCTGGAAATGCGGCTGGATCGCCCACCCGGCGATCCAGGTGGTGATCGTGCTGATCTACCTGTCCAGTGCCGTCTATGCGATCTGCAGTGCGCTGAACCTGTTGCCTTCGGGCTGGTGA
- the tadA gene encoding tRNA adenosine(34) deaminase TadA, producing MRLTNRKGHPTVKGLRPIIDRSQDIPFMREALALAEQGAALGEVPVGALLVLDGQVIGRGFNRPITSHDPSAHAEMVAIREAAAAAQNYRLPGATLYVTLEPCSMCAGLIVHSRIQRVVYGTTEPKSGVVVSRGAFFEQDFLNHRVLVEGGVLAEECSAMLSAFFKARRANKPPVG from the coding sequence GTGCGGCTGACGAACAGAAAGGGACATCCGACCGTGAAGGGGCTGCGGCCGATCATCGATCGCAGCCAGGATATCCCCTTCATGCGCGAAGCCCTGGCGCTGGCCGAGCAGGGCGCGGCCCTGGGCGAGGTGCCGGTGGGCGCGCTGCTGGTGCTGGATGGCCAAGTGATCGGGCGTGGCTTCAATCGGCCGATCACCTCCCATGATCCCAGCGCCCATGCCGAAATGGTCGCCATCCGCGAGGCCGCCGCCGCGGCGCAGAACTACCGCCTACCGGGCGCCACGCTGTACGTCACCCTTGAGCCGTGCAGCATGTGCGCCGGACTGATCGTCCATTCGCGCATCCAGCGCGTGGTGTACGGCACCACTGAGCCCAAGTCGGGCGTGGTGGTCAGCCGCGGTGCCTTCTTCGAGCAGGACTTCCTCAACCACCGTGTACTGGTGGAGGGCGGCGTGCTGGCCGAGGAGTGCAGTGCCATGCTCTCCGCCTTCTTCAAGGCGCGCCGGGCGAACAAGCCTCCAGTCGGTTGA
- a CDS encoding multicopper oxidase family protein → MSFTRRQVLGGLAGLAVLGLGAGGARIWLARPQIAAEHDYELIAAPLDLELVPGHKSPGLAYGGQAPGAEIRARQGDWLRVRFTNKLDEPTTIHWHGIRLPIEMDGVPYISQPPVQPGESFIYQFKTPDAGSYWYHPHLMSSEQLGRGLVGPLIIDEREPTEFSSEKTLCLKTWHVDEEGNFTPFSVPREAAREGTRGRLSTINGERTPVIELPAGEIVRVRLLNVDNTVTYRLNLPDAEAKIYAIDGHPVEPRDFGKGPKDQYWIGPGMRLELGIRGPAEGAELSLRNGPVRLATIRGVANPKAPTAKWPAALPHNPVSEPDLKNAETINFKFEWVGAISDYSKGQSAPSLWQINGVAWQGGEEHKHNAPPLAKLKEGNSYIFVLRNMTQYQHPIHLHGMTFKVLDSDRRDIIPYFTDTYLLGKNETARVALVADNPGLWMFHCHVIDHMETGLMGTIAVGEAWCG, encoded by the coding sequence ATGTCGTTTACCCGTAGACAAGTACTCGGCGGTCTCGCCGGCCTGGCCGTGCTCGGCCTGGGCGCCGGTGGCGCGCGCATCTGGCTGGCCCGCCCGCAGATTGCCGCCGAGCATGATTACGAGCTGATCGCTGCCCCGCTGGACCTGGAGCTGGTGCCCGGCCACAAGAGCCCCGGCCTGGCCTATGGCGGCCAGGCGCCGGGCGCGGAAATTCGCGCGCGCCAGGGCGACTGGCTGCGGGTGCGCTTCACCAACAAGCTGGACGAGCCCACTACCATCCACTGGCACGGCATTCGCCTGCCCATCGAGATGGACGGCGTGCCCTATATCTCGCAGCCGCCGGTGCAGCCGGGCGAGAGCTTCATCTATCAGTTCAAGACGCCGGATGCCGGCAGCTACTGGTACCACCCGCACCTGATGAGCAGCGAGCAGCTCGGCCGTGGCCTGGTCGGGCCGCTGATCATCGACGAGCGCGAGCCCACCGAGTTCAGCAGCGAGAAGACACTCTGCCTGAAGACCTGGCACGTGGACGAGGAGGGCAACTTCACGCCCTTCAGCGTGCCCCGCGAAGCCGCGCGTGAAGGCACCCGCGGGCGCCTGTCGACCATCAACGGCGAACGCACGCCGGTGATCGAGCTGCCGGCCGGCGAGATCGTCCGGGTGCGCCTGCTCAACGTCGACAACACCGTGACCTATCGCCTCAACCTGCCGGACGCCGAGGCGAAGATCTACGCCATCGACGGCCACCCGGTGGAGCCGCGCGATTTCGGCAAGGGTCCGAAGGACCAGTACTGGATCGGCCCCGGCATGCGCCTGGAGCTGGGTATCCGTGGTCCGGCCGAAGGTGCCGAACTGTCGCTGCGCAACGGGCCGGTTCGCCTGGCAACCATCCGTGGCGTGGCTAACCCGAAGGCGCCCACGGCCAAGTGGCCTGCCGCGCTGCCGCACAACCCGGTGTCCGAGCCGGACCTGAAGAACGCCGAGACCATCAACTTCAAGTTCGAGTGGGTCGGTGCCATCTCCGACTACTCCAAGGGCCAGTCGGCGCCTTCGCTGTGGCAGATCAACGGCGTGGCCTGGCAGGGTGGCGAGGAGCACAAGCACAACGCGCCGCCCCTGGCCAAGCTCAAGGAAGGCAACAGCTACATCTTCGTGCTGCGCAACATGACCCAGTACCAGCACCCGATCCACCTGCACGGTATGACCTTCAAGGTGCTGGACTCCGACCGCCGGGACATCATCCCGTACTTCACCGACACCTACCTGCTGGGCAAGAATGAGACGGCACGCGTGGCGCTGGTGGCGGATAACCCCGGTCTGTGGATGTTCCACTGCCACGTGATCGATCACATGGAGACCGGTCTGATGGGAACCATCGCGGTGGGCGAGGCATGGTGCGGCTGA
- the guaA gene encoding glutamine-hydrolyzing GMP synthase, whose translation MSQDIHAHRILILDFGSQYTQLIARRVREIGVYCEIHPFDMSDDEVRAFAPRGIILAGGPESVHEANSPRAPQAVFDLKVPLFGICYGMQTMAEQMGGKVLGSDLREFGYARVDVVGKARLLDGIEDHVDEDGVFGLDVWMSHGDKVTEIPEGFHILASTPSCPIAAMADDARGYYGVQFHPEVTHTKQGGRILSRFVLDICGCEALWTPSNIVNDAIATVRAQVGSSKVLLGLSGGVDSSVVAALLHKAIGDQLTCVFVDNGLLRLHEGDQVMAMFAENMGVKVIRANAEELFLGRLAGVSDPEQKRKIIGKTFIEVFDEEATKLQDVKFLAQGTIYPDVIESAGAKTGKAHVIKSHHNVGGLPEDMQFELVEPLRELFKDEVRKIGLELGLPYDMVYRHPFPGPGLGVRILGEVKKEYADLLRRADHIFIEELRNFDWYHKTSQAFVVFQPVKSVGVVGDGRRYAWVVALRAVETIDFMTARWAHLPYELLEKVSNRIINEIEGISRVTYDVSSKPPATIEWE comes from the coding sequence ATGTCCCAAGACATTCACGCTCACCGGATCCTGATCCTCGACTTCGGCTCCCAGTACACTCAGCTGATCGCCCGCCGCGTTCGCGAGATCGGCGTGTACTGCGAGATCCACCCGTTCGACATGAGCGACGACGAGGTGCGTGCCTTCGCCCCGCGCGGCATCATCCTGGCCGGTGGCCCGGAGTCGGTGCATGAAGCCAACAGCCCGCGCGCGCCGCAGGCCGTGTTCGACCTCAAGGTACCGCTGTTCGGCATCTGCTACGGCATGCAGACCATGGCCGAGCAGATGGGTGGCAAGGTGCTGGGTTCGGACCTGCGCGAGTTCGGTTATGCCCGCGTCGATGTGGTCGGCAAGGCCCGCCTGCTGGACGGCATCGAAGACCACGTCGATGAAGACGGCGTGTTCGGCCTCGACGTGTGGATGAGCCACGGCGACAAGGTCACCGAGATCCCGGAAGGCTTCCACATCCTCGCCAGCACCCCGAGCTGCCCGATCGCCGCCATGGCGGACGACGCCCGCGGCTACTACGGCGTGCAGTTCCACCCGGAAGTGACCCACACCAAGCAGGGCGGCCGCATCCTCTCCCGTTTCGTGCTGGACATCTGCGGCTGCGAAGCCCTGTGGACCCCGTCCAACATCGTCAACGACGCCATCGCCACCGTTCGCGCCCAGGTGGGTTCGTCCAAGGTGCTGCTGGGCCTGTCCGGCGGCGTGGACTCGTCGGTGGTCGCGGCCCTGTTGCACAAGGCCATCGGCGACCAGCTGACCTGCGTGTTCGTCGACAACGGCCTGCTGCGCCTGCACGAAGGTGACCAGGTGATGGCCATGTTCGCCGAGAACATGGGCGTGAAAGTGATCCGCGCCAACGCCGAAGAGCTGTTCCTCGGCCGCCTGGCTGGCGTCTCCGACCCGGAGCAGAAGCGCAAGATCATCGGCAAGACCTTCATCGAGGTCTTCGACGAGGAAGCCACCAAGCTGCAGGACGTGAAGTTCCTCGCCCAGGGCACCATCTACCCCGACGTGATCGAGTCGGCCGGCGCCAAGACCGGCAAGGCCCACGTGATCAAGTCGCACCACAACGTCGGCGGCCTGCCCGAAGACATGCAGTTCGAACTGGTCGAACCGCTGCGCGAGCTGTTCAAGGACGAAGTCCGCAAGATCGGCCTGGAGCTGGGCCTGCCCTATGACATGGTCTACCGCCACCCGTTCCCGGGCCCGGGCCTGGGCGTGCGCATCCTCGGCGAAGTGAAGAAGGAATACGCCGACCTGCTGCGTCGCGCGGACCACATCTTCATCGAAGAGCTGCGCAACTTCGACTGGTACCACAAGACCAGCCAGGCCTTTGTGGTCTTCCAGCCGGTGAAATCCGTCGGCGTGGTCGGCGATGGTCGTCGCTACGCCTGGGTCGTGGCCCTGCGCGCCGTGGAAACCATCGACTTCATGACCGCGCGCTGGGCGCACCTGCCGTACGAGCTGCTGGAGAAGGTCTCGAACCGCATCATCAACGAGATCGAAGGCATCTCCCGCGTCACCTACGACGTGTCGAGCAAGCCGCCGGCAACCATCGAGTGGGAATGA
- the guaB gene encoding IMP dehydrogenase, with amino-acid sequence MLRISQEALTFDDVLLIPGYSEVLPKDVSLKTRLTRGIELNIPLVSAAMDTVTESRLAIAMAQEGGIGIIHKNMGIEQQAAEVRKVKKHETAIVRDPITVTPSTKIIELLQIAREYGFSGFPVVEEGELVGIVTGRDLRVKPNVGDSVSAIMTPKDKLVTAREGTALEEIKAALYENRIEKMLIVDEKFRLTGLVTFRDIEKAKTYPLASKDDEGRLRVGAAVGTGADTGERVAALVAAGVDVVVVDTAHGHSKGVIDRVRWVKETFPHVQVIGGNIATGEAAKALADAGADAVKVGIGPGSICTTRIVAGVGVPQISAIANVAAALEGTGVPLIADGGIRFSGDLAKAMVAGAYCVMMGSMFAGTEEAPGEIELFQGRSYKSYRGMGSLGAMAGSTGSSDRYFQDASAGAEKLVPEGIEGRVPYKGQLTAIVHQLMGGLRAAMGYTGSANIQDMRTKPQFVRITGAGMAESHVHDVQITKEAPNYRVG; translated from the coding sequence ATGCTGCGCATCAGCCAAGAAGCCCTCACTTTCGACGACGTCCTCCTGATTCCCGGTTATTCGGAAGTCCTACCCAAGGACGTGAGCCTGAAAACCCGACTGACCCGTGGCATCGAACTGAACATCCCGCTGGTGTCCGCCGCGATGGATACCGTGACCGAATCCCGCCTGGCGATCGCCATGGCGCAGGAAGGCGGCATCGGCATCATCCACAAGAACATGGGCATCGAGCAGCAGGCCGCCGAGGTTCGCAAGGTCAAGAAGCACGAGACCGCGATCGTCCGCGACCCGATCACCGTAACCCCGTCGACCAAGATCATCGAGCTGCTGCAGATTGCCCGTGAATACGGCTTCTCCGGCTTCCCGGTGGTGGAAGAGGGCGAACTGGTCGGCATCGTCACCGGTCGCGACCTGCGCGTGAAGCCGAACGTCGGCGACAGCGTTTCCGCGATCATGACCCCGAAGGACAAGCTGGTCACCGCCCGCGAAGGCACCGCCCTGGAAGAGATCAAGGCCGCTCTCTACGAGAACCGCATCGAGAAGATGCTGATCGTCGACGAGAAGTTCCGCCTGACGGGCCTCGTGACCTTCCGTGACATCGAGAAGGCCAAGACCTACCCGCTGGCCTCCAAGGACGACGAAGGCCGCCTGCGCGTCGGCGCAGCCGTCGGCACCGGCGCCGACACCGGCGAGCGCGTTGCCGCACTGGTCGCCGCCGGCGTTGACGTCGTCGTCGTCGACACCGCCCACGGCCACTCCAAGGGCGTGATCGACCGCGTTCGCTGGGTGAAGGAAACCTTCCCGCACGTACAGGTCATCGGCGGCAACATCGCCACCGGCGAAGCCGCCAAGGCACTGGCTGACGCCGGCGCCGACGCCGTCAAGGTCGGTATCGGCCCGGGCTCCATCTGCACCACCCGTATCGTCGCTGGCGTCGGTGTGCCGCAGATTTCCGCCATCGCCAACGTCGCCGCAGCCCTCGAAGGCACCGGCGTTCCGCTGATCGCTGACGGCGGCATCCGCTTCTCCGGCGACCTGGCCAAGGCCATGGTGGCTGGCGCCTACTGCGTGATGATGGGTTCGATGTTCGCTGGTACCGAAGAAGCGCCGGGCGAGATCGAGCTGTTCCAGGGCCGTTCCTACAAGTCCTACCGTGGCATGGGCTCCCTGGGCGCCATGGCCGGCTCCACCGGTTCCTCCGACCGCTACTTCCAGGACGCCTCCGCCGGCGCCGAGAAGCTGGTTCCGGAAGGCATCGAAGGCCGCGTGCCGTACAAGGGCCAGCTGACCGCCATCGTCCACCAGCTGATGGGTGGCCTGCGCGCCGCCATGGGCTACACCGGCAGCGCCAACATCCAGGACATGCGCACCAAGCCGCAGTTCGTGCGCATCACCGGCGCCGGCATGGCCGAGTCCCATGTGCATGACGTACAGATCACCAAGGAAGCCCCGAACTACCGCGTAGGTTAA
- the xseA gene encoding exodeoxyribonuclease VII large subunit, producing the protein MQNDPFQRLGLDREVLTVSQLNQRARHLLEDVFPQVWVEGEISNLARPASGHMYFTLKDSNAQVRCALFRQNALRVRQALRDGLAVRVRGKVSLFEGRGDYQLIADAVEPAGDGALRLAFEALKEKLAAEGLFAAERKRELPAHPRRIGIVSSPTGAVIRDIISVFRRRAPQVELTLIPTAVQGREAIGQIVRALKLADAQGFDALILARGGGSLEDLWCFNEEPVARAIAACVTPIVSAVGHETDVSISDFVADVRAPTPSAGAELLAPHSGDLQQRLDGLRRRLILRIQDRLTRERLRLEGTARRLRHPGERLRQQAQRLDDLDMRLRRAFERQLHIRQERVARLDTRLAAQHPGRNLALLRQRLENLSARLPRATHAILREQRQRLDSLMQTLHIVSPLATLGRGYSILLDDRGQAIRSAAQTKNGQRLKARLAEGELEVRVEDNHQAPVTLSLLD; encoded by the coding sequence ATGCAGAATGATCCCTTCCAACGGCTGGGCCTCGACCGCGAGGTTCTGACCGTCAGCCAGCTCAACCAGCGCGCCCGCCACCTGCTGGAGGACGTGTTCCCGCAGGTCTGGGTCGAGGGCGAGATTTCCAACCTCGCCCGCCCCGCGTCCGGCCACATGTATTTCACCTTGAAGGACAGCAACGCCCAGGTGCGCTGCGCGCTGTTCCGGCAGAACGCCCTGCGCGTGCGCCAGGCCCTGCGCGACGGCCTGGCCGTGCGGGTGCGCGGCAAGGTCTCGCTGTTCGAGGGGCGTGGCGACTACCAGTTGATCGCCGATGCGGTCGAGCCGGCCGGTGACGGCGCCCTGCGCCTGGCCTTCGAGGCGCTGAAGGAGAAACTCGCCGCCGAGGGCCTGTTCGCCGCCGAGCGCAAGCGTGAGCTGCCGGCACATCCACGGCGCATCGGTATCGTCAGCTCGCCCACCGGCGCGGTGATTCGCGACATCATCAGCGTGTTCCGCCGCCGCGCACCACAGGTCGAGCTGACCCTGATCCCCACCGCCGTGCAGGGCCGCGAGGCCATCGGGCAGATCGTCCGCGCGCTGAAGCTGGCCGACGCCCAGGGCTTCGACGCGCTGATCCTGGCCCGTGGAGGCGGCTCGCTGGAGGACCTCTGGTGCTTCAACGAGGAACCGGTGGCCCGTGCCATCGCCGCCTGCGTGACGCCCATTGTCAGCGCCGTGGGCCATGAGACCGACGTCTCCATCAGCGATTTCGTCGCCGACGTGCGCGCGCCGACGCCTTCGGCCGGCGCCGAACTGCTGGCGCCCCACAGCGGCGACCTGCAACAGCGCCTGGACGGCCTGCGCCGCCGGCTGATCCTGCGCATCCAGGACCGCCTGACCCGCGAGCGCCTGCGCCTGGAAGGCACCGCCCGGCGCCTGCGCCACCCCGGCGAACGCCTGCGCCAGCAGGCCCAGCGCCTGGACGACCTGGACATGCGCCTGCGCCGCGCCTTCGAGCGCCAGCTGCACATCCGCCAGGAGCGCGTCGCGCGCCTGGATACCCGTCTTGCCGCCCAGCACCCCGGCCGTAACCTCGCCCTGCTGCGCCAGCGCCTGGAGAACCTCAGCGCCCGTCTGCCGCGCGCCACCCATGCCATCCTGCGCGAACAACGCCAACGCCTGGACAGCCTGATGCAGACGCTGCACATCGTCAGCCCGCTGGCGACCCTCGGGCGCGGCTACAGCATCCTGCTGGACGATCGTGGCCAGGCGATCCGCAGCGCTGCGCAGACCAAGAACGGCCAACGCCTGAAAGCCCGTCTGGCGGAAGGCGAACTGGAGGTGCGGGTGGAGGACAACCACCAGGCACCCGTCACCCTGTCGCTGCTGGACTGA
- a CDS encoding M15 family metallopeptidase produces MTDLLAPILPQPEPDWAEAFRMPIVECGQPLQALSIATGFAVWPAYHRLGVPNAQPECYARSEVFERLLQAASLLPDGLRLVILDAWRPFAVQQHLYDTLYDILRQHEPDADPAELTRRTREFVAPPSTRAESPSPHLTGGAIDLTLCDRDGRWLDMGSLFDEATPRSYTRHYEEITAPDEQQRQIRDNRRILFNAMSAAGFSNLSSEWWHYDYGDQLWAAHLGKPHAIYGPAQVLPLEQLWRQQLEGLRR; encoded by the coding sequence ATGACCGACCTGCTCGCACCGATTCTGCCGCAGCCCGAACCGGACTGGGCCGAGGCCTTCCGCATGCCCATCGTCGAATGCGGCCAGCCACTGCAGGCGCTGAGCATCGCTACCGGGTTCGCGGTGTGGCCGGCCTATCACCGCCTGGGCGTCCCCAATGCACAACCGGAGTGCTACGCCCGCAGCGAAGTGTTCGAGCGCCTGTTGCAGGCCGCCAGTCTGCTGCCGGACGGTCTGCGCCTGGTGATCCTCGATGCCTGGCGGCCGTTCGCGGTGCAGCAGCATCTGTACGACACGCTCTATGACATCCTCCGCCAGCACGAACCGGACGCCGATCCGGCCGAGCTGACCCGCCGTACCCGAGAGTTCGTCGCCCCGCCCAGCACCCGTGCAGAATCACCCAGCCCGCACCTCACCGGCGGCGCCATAGACCTCACCCTGTGCGACCGAGATGGCCGCTGGCTGGACATGGGCAGCCTGTTCGACGAGGCCACACCACGCTCCTATACCCGTCATTACGAAGAGATCACCGCGCCGGACGAGCAACAGCGGCAGATCCGCGACAACCGCCGAATCCTGTTCAACGCCATGAGCGCAGCGGGCTTCAGCAACCTGTCCAGCGAGTGGTGGCATTACGATTACGGCGACCAGTTGTGGGCGGCGCACCTGGGCAAGCCCCACGCTATCTATGGCCCGGCGCAGGTGCTGCCGCTGGAGCAGCTGTGGCGCCAGCAACTGGAAGGCCTGCGCCGGTAG
- a CDS encoding M23 family metallopeptidase, translating into MFRPFCLFIATLLALPAHAEGFISRTLNKPVPGGVAVVQLGQDAAVPTATYQGKPVLVVKEEGRDWIAIVGIPLTTKAGSQQIVVKQAGASRNLGFSVESKHYKEQHITLKNTRQVNPLPEDLKRINRELAEQTAAYRSFSPGTPSNLVLDKPVNGPLSSPFGLRRFFNGEERNPHSGLDFAVPAGTPIKTPAAGKVILIGNYFFNGNTVFVDHGQGFISMFCHMSKIDVKLGDQLPRGGVVGRVGATGRATGPHMHWNVSLNDARVDPAIFIGAFKP; encoded by the coding sequence ATGTTCCGACCCTTCTGCCTGTTCATCGCCACCCTTCTCGCCCTGCCCGCCCACGCCGAAGGCTTCATCAGCCGCACCCTGAACAAGCCGGTGCCCGGCGGCGTCGCCGTGGTGCAACTGGGCCAGGACGCCGCCGTGCCCACCGCCACCTACCAGGGCAAACCGGTGCTGGTGGTAAAGGAGGAAGGCCGTGACTGGATCGCCATCGTCGGCATTCCGCTGACCACCAAGGCCGGCAGCCAGCAGATCGTCGTCAAGCAGGCCGGCGCCAGCCGCAACCTCGGCTTCAGCGTCGAGAGCAAGCACTATAAAGAGCAGCACATCACCCTGAAGAACACTCGCCAGGTGAACCCGCTGCCGGAGGACCTCAAACGCATCAACCGCGAACTGGCCGAGCAGACCGCCGCCTACCGCAGCTTCAGCCCCGGCACGCCGAGCAACCTGGTGCTGGACAAGCCGGTCAACGGCCCGCTCTCCAGCCCCTTCGGCCTGCGCCGTTTCTTCAACGGCGAGGAGCGCAACCCGCACTCGGGCCTGGACTTCGCCGTGCCCGCCGGTACCCCGATCAAGACGCCGGCCGCCGGCAAGGTGATCCTGATCGGCAACTACTTCTTCAACGGCAACACCGTGTTCGTCGACCACGGCCAGGGCTTCATCAGCATGTTCTGCCACATGTCGAAGATCGACGTGAAACTCGGCGACCAGCTCCCGCGCGGCGGCGTGGTCGGCCGCGTCGGCGCCACCGGCCGGGCCACCGGGCCGCACATGCACTGGAACGTCAGCCTGAACGACGCCCGCGTCGACCCGGCGATCTTCATTGGCGCATTCAAGCCCTGA